A segment of the Williamwhitmania taraxaci genome:
CAATCAATATTGAACTTGCTAGCGAAGACCTCGATTTGTTGGTCGAAACATCAAGCAAGTTGAAACGCTACCTCGACTCGCTTAGTATTGATGGCGTTGAAGAGTTAAAATCGGACTTTGCTGCTTCAAAACCCGAGTTACTCATAACCCTCGATAGGGAAAGAGCGAACCTCGAAGGCATCTCTGCGGGGATGGTGGGTGGCCAAATTCGCACAGCCCTGCTGGGTAGTGAAATTTCAAAATTTAGGGAGGGAGAGGATCAATACCCCATTATGCTTCGGTTTTCCGAATACCAGCGCAAGGATGTGGAACAATTAATCAACCTCAGCATAACCTACCGAGATATGAACTCGGGAACACTACGCCAAATTCCCCTCTCGGCTGTGGCAAAGGTTGAATACAGAAACAGTTACGGGCAAATCAATCGCCTAAACTTAAAGCGAGTAATCACCCTAACATCTAACGTACTTGATGGTTATACGGCGAATGAAATCAATGCACAGATTAAAAAGGCCATCCCTAACTTTTCCAAGTCCACTGCCGTTGAAATAAGAATGACTGGCGAACAGGAAGATCAGGCCGAAACTGTAGCCTTTCTTTCCAAAGCAATGCTCTTCGCACTGTTCCTGATCCTATTCATCCTCATCAACCAGTTTGGATCCTTCAGTAAAATGGCTATAATCTTGTTAGAAGTTGTTTTTAGTATCATTGGGGTTCTATTGGGCTATGTATTCTTTGGAATGACCGTATCGGTAATTATGACGGGTCTTGGCATTGTGGCTCTTGCGGGTATTGTCGTTCGAAACGGTATCCTTTTAGTGGAGTTTACCGATGTGCTAAAAGACCAAGGCATGAAAACGAGGGCCGCCATTATTGAAGCAGGGAAAACTAGAATCATTCCTGTTATTCTAACAGCAGCCGCAACGGTTCTCGGGCTAATTCCGCTCGCCGTTGGTTTTAACATTGATTTTGTTGGTCTCTTTTCCTCGTTCCAACCACACATTCACTTTGGTGGCGATAACGTTAAGTTTTTCGGACTGTTGGCCTGGACAATTATTTTCGGGTTAACCTTTGCAACATTCCTTACTTTGGTTCTCATTCCATCTATGTACTTCATGATTTACGTTCGGGAGGTAAAGGCAAAGCGCCGCTCTTGGGCAAGAAAATTCAAGAAAAACAAGTAGTAAAAAAGGCGCCGATGGCGCCTTTTTTTATTCCATTAATTCAGATATAATACCATCCGAAATCAGCCATTTCTCTTCGGAAATTATCCAACCAAATTCCATCCTCTTGAGTAATCCCTTACTCTCCATTTCCTTGGCTTGCTTTTCAAACCAGCTTTGCTGTATTGTAGCCACAAGAGCCATCTCTTCGTTAAGAAGCCCCCGTTTGGTGCGTAGCCGGGTAAGAATTAACTCGTTGTAACGATCCTTCTCCGTAAGAAACTCCTCCTCGAACCACTTATCACCGGTTACAACTGCTCGACAATATTTCTCTATACTTGAAACGTTCCACTGGCGGCTTATCCCATTAAACGAATGGGCCGATGGCCCAAGTCCAAGATATCTTTCTCCAAACCAATAGGACGAATTGTGTCGGGAGTGGAAACCAGGTTTGCAAAAATTGGACAGTTCATAGTGTTCATAACCGTTACCACTTAACGCATTGGTTAAATATTGATAATTCTCGGCACTCTCATCATCATCAATTGGTTTAAACGTGCCCTTTTGCTGCCGCTTATAGAATACAGAACCTTGCTCCACCATCAGCTGATACGCTGATATATGCTCAATACCAAGACTTACCATTGTCGCAATGTTTCGTTTCCATTGCTCGCTCGTCAATCCCGGAAAACCATAAATGAGATCGGCCGAAATATTCAAAAAGCCGGCATTTCGAGCATTTTCAATCGCTTGTATGGCAGCAATCGCTGTATGCTTTCTTCCAAAATAGATTAAATGCTCATCATTAAAAGATTGTATACCTATACTCAATCGGTTTATCCCTAACACCCTTAACTCTTTTAAATATTCCGGGGTAAGATCTTCAGGGTTCGCCTCAAGCGTTATTTCTACTGCTGGGCTGACCTCAAACTGCTGATTTAACTTATCAAGTATTCGACCAAGTTCTTCGCTGGATAGGGTAGATGGAGTTCCTCCACCAAAATAGATGGTTTGAATGGATGAATCATCTAGGTATCCGTGGCGATAACCGATTTCGGCCACAATGGCATCAACCAACTCCAAGCGCCTTGCAAGCGATGCCACTGAATAAAAGTCGCAATAGAGGCATTTATGCCTACAAAAGGGGATGTGTATGTATATGCCGGCCATGTATGTAGCGTCGTAAGCAAAAAGTTTATATATTCATGCACTGAAATCTACTACTGCAATGTTCAAATACTTCTGGAAAACCTACCTGTGGGGAACATTTATTCTAATTATTTGCGGCATACCCGGAGATGAGTTGGATCGTTTTAAGATTGTTATTATTCCCTATCTCGATAAGATGGTACACCTTGTGCTTTACTTCATCTTCGCAACTTTTTTGTTCTCGGGGTTTACCCATTACTATGCAAGCCACCACAAAAAGGCCAGAACCTTTATTTACGGTTCTGCCATTGCCCTGGGATACGGAATTCTAATCGAACTCTTGCAGTTTTCCGTCTTTTCGCATCGCTCATTCGAAATTCTTGATATTGCAAGTAATATTATTGGAATAGTTGCGGCACTAGCAAGTTATCCGGCCATACACCGACTCACCGAAGAAACGTTGTAACCTATCTTACCGCTATTTTATCTATCCGTTTCTGGTGGCGTCCGCCCTCAAATTCGGTAGAAAGGAACATGTCCACTATTTCCTTTGCGGTATCAAGAGATATAAACCGTGCAGGCAAAGAACACGCATTCGCATTGTTATGCAACCTCGCTAATACTGCAATCTCGCCAGTCCAGCAAAGTGCGGCCCTCACGCCTTGATGTTTGTTCATGGTCATATTAATGCCATTCCCACTTCCACAAATCGAAATTCCGTAATCTACGGTTTTGCTCTCCACTGCCGATGCCAATGGATGGGCAAAATCAGGATAATCTACACTCTCGCTGGAGTTGGTTCCAAAATCACTTACCGAATATCCCTTTTCCTGAAGGTATTTACTTAATGCCTCTTTCATCTCGTAGCCAGCGTGATCGCAAGCCATTCCAAGTTTA
Coding sequences within it:
- the hemW gene encoding radical SAM family heme chaperone HemW translates to MAGIYIHIPFCRHKCLYCDFYSVASLARRLELVDAIVAEIGYRHGYLDDSSIQTIYFGGGTPSTLSSEELGRILDKLNQQFEVSPAVEITLEANPEDLTPEYLKELRVLGINRLSIGIQSFNDEHLIYFGRKHTAIAAIQAIENARNAGFLNISADLIYGFPGLTSEQWKRNIATMVSLGIEHISAYQLMVEQGSVFYKRQQKGTFKPIDDDESAENYQYLTNALSGNGYEHYELSNFCKPGFHSRHNSSYWFGERYLGLGPSAHSFNGISRQWNVSSIEKYCRAVVTGDKWFEEEFLTEKDRYNELILTRLRTKRGLLNEEMALVATIQQSWFEKQAKEMESKGLLKRMEFGWIISEEKWLISDGIISELME
- a CDS encoding VanZ family protein — protein: MFKYFWKTYLWGTFILIICGIPGDELDRFKIVIIPYLDKMVHLVLYFIFATFLFSGFTHYYASHHKKARTFIYGSAIALGYGILIELLQFSVFSHRSFEILDIASNIIGIVAALASYPAIHRLTEETL
- the rpiB gene encoding ribose 5-phosphate isomerase B codes for the protein MKPCKLGMACDHAGYEMKEALSKYLQEKGYSVSDFGTNSSESVDYPDFAHPLASAVESKTVDYGISICGSGNGINMTMNKHQGVRAALCWTGEIAVLARLHNNANACSLPARFISLDTAKEIVDMFLSTEFEGGRHQKRIDKIAVR